A single window of Colletes latitarsis isolate SP2378_abdomen chromosome 11, iyColLati1, whole genome shotgun sequence DNA harbors:
- the Nup37 gene encoding nuclear pore complex protein Nup37 has product MDEALTTPPTFQLYFSKQIYCVELSPYEWSQHLICIALAEEIVIGTIKFQDEDETVEDIAYNHFRTFRHDTRPHAVAWSPETSLSVVPKVLMFCVAGADFKIRLYNSDMNNNTIHEMEGHKDYINSICYETEGEILASVSDDHTCKLWAVKEDDECISTFYLTSPGMSICFHPEKSGKFLVGEKNGLIHMYDVRSQQAIMSLDTDVVPLMSIDWGPNPLKVAGMAAGKLILWNISEPSPPVQWGNPFHIEGGLMVKFSPACEYFVASIGRPDNFLKVTNIKSEEKIICGQVKLIGGISWHYKLPYICAASDREICFWKVTLN; this is encoded by the exons ATGGATGAGGCTCTGACTACACCGCCTACGTTTCAACTATATTTTTCCAAACAGATATATTGCGTCGAATTATCTCCGTATGAATGGTCTCAACATTTAATTTGTATTGCTCTTGCCGAAGAAATTGTAATCGGTACTATTAAATTTCAG GATGAGGATGAGACAGTAGAAGACATTGCTTATAATCATTTTAGAACATTTCGTCATGATACCAGACCTCATGCTGTTGCTTGGAGTCCAGAAACCTCCTTGAGTGTTGTACCAAAAGTTCTTATGTTTTGTGTTGCTGGGGCAGATTTTAAAATAAGATTATATAATAGTGATATGAACAACAATACAATACACGAG ATGGAAGGACATAAAGACTATATAAACTCAATTTGTTATGAAACTGAAGGAGAGATATTGGCCTCAGTATCTGATGATCACACATGTAAACTTTGGGCTGTAAAAGAGGATGATGAGTGTATTTCTACATTTTATTTAACATCTCCTGGAATGAGTATATGTTTTCACCCTGAAAAATCTGGCAAGTTTCTTGTAGGAGAAAAGAATGGATTGATTCACATGTATGATGTACGAAGTCAACAAGCAATCATGTCTTTAGATACAGATGTTGTTCCCTTAATGTCAATTGATTGGGGACCTAATCCATTAAAAGTAGCTGGTATGGCTGCTGGAAAATTAATCCTTTGGAATATATCTGAACCTAG TCCACCTGTACAGTGGGGGAACCCTTTTCATATTGAAGGCGGATTAATGGTAAAATTTTCTCCTGCTTGTGAATATTTTGTAGCAAGCATTGGCAGAcctgataattttttaaaagttacaaatataaaatctgaAGAAAAGATAATTTGTGGACAAGTAAAGTTAATAGGGGGAATATCGTGGCACTATAAACTACCATATATTTGTGCTGCAAGTGACAGAGAAATCTGTTTTTGGAAAGTGACTTTGAACTAA
- the Ranbp21 gene encoding exportin-5-like protein Ranbp21, which translates to MEFGVGDVAQISAELAQVVEVMMSPNVPQQQRLEVYNACERFKESSPLCAQCGLYLAQRSPNRSSVVRHFGLQLMEHCIKYRWTQISQSEKIFIKENAMKLLQEGTEPLLQEEAHIKDALSRVVVEMIKREWPQQWPTLLAELSQTCTRGESQTELVLLVFLRLVEDVALLQTLESNQRRKDIYQALNTNMAEIFSFFLRLMEQHFSEFQKKSSLACASEAAAHSKVVQVVLSTLTGFVEWISITHVMAEDGRLLQILCLLLRDSIFQCSAAECLLQIVNRKGKAEDRKQLMILFSEDALRYIYAAATAAAPVTGSNEFHENHYLFLKKLTQVLTGMATQLCTLWGKDDGSSIRPTHFNIFLDTVLTFTMSSSLTLIHMANAIWIMLFKHEQIKQDPLLLTYIPKYVESTAPKLIKIAYPHGRQSNGMSTYCLADYDSEEEFNVFLHRFRTDLLEGFRQATMVAPLVTFTYVQQWLTAKITKGMTDLRYKSDQNDPQYLEWEALAQALDSVVSRILLINERPSVQTGLQLLELCLGYSPLDPWLLSALLSCISALFVFLSMSTGSMAMPGVAILPRVLDKIFAALVFEAPGETKGTRSKAAKNVRRHAASLMVKISLKYPLLLLPVFDQIHTMVRSLAREPSSLSKMETIMLYEALLLISNHFCDYERQTRFVAEVISVGSAKFIALGHEAFKGPLELMRFIGLSRSPVESITEDPAGQNRSDLMICVCTILSVVKRCSIPDDPDRAARGSFVAALSESGNPVYRNPATPHVIPVLPTLFALLRAMNALFTPPALAALSEGYKNAHELLESEKANLLGLNITNDNTSEPDQSSSTALVRMQSFLSTIHDQCYHMLGSGCHMIGRDFYQLPGLAPALINSVFSNMELISDYRLRPIIRVFMKPFIYSCPPAFYESVLVPVLAHVSTHMCQRLSAKWQYIAHLYESGGLDEENTDTQEVIADMLNRNLTRDFVDVLKVALVGGAASDATPPDIMEQDMGGMAIDPPSSRGNSIVAEVVSELGTFVLRHPTTCHSVVLCVLGALAWNDSNASLKATMLTGPVVRALAADGSLTPAMAAHIMVAILQGLQLHGQHEANQGSLVTLGAQVYECLRPKFPNIIEVMQQIPGINPTDLQRFDEKMAVVSTKGNKVEKGKKDLFKKITNQLIGRSVGQLFRKEVKIDNLPRIEVFGKPQPIRVDEISKNATDSGIAALFAGPT; encoded by the exons ATGGAGTTTGGAGTGGGCGATGTTGCCCAAATATCAGCAGAACTTGCTCAAGTGGTTGAGGTGATGATGTCACCAAATGTACCACAACAGCAACGTTTGGAAGTATACAATGCTTGTGAACGATTTAAGGAATCCTCCCCTCTATGCGCACAAtgtgggttatatctggcacaGAGGTCGCCAAATAGAAGTTCAGTGGTTCGTCATTTTGGATTACAGCTCATGGAGCATTGTATTAAATATCGATGGACACAAATATCACAATCGGAAAAGatatttataaaagaaaatgCAATGAAGTTACTTCAAGAAGGTACAGAACCATTACTGCAAGAAGAAGCTCATATTAAGGATGCTCTATCACGTGTTGTGGTGGAAATGATAAAACGAGAATGGCCACAACAATGGCCTACATTACTTGCTGAACTTAGCCAGACTTGTACAAGAGGTGAAAGTCAAACTGAATTGGTCCTTCTAGTATTTCTGAGGCTAGTAGAAGATGTTGCATTATTGCAAACATTAGAATCTAATCAAAGAAGAAAGGATATATACCAAGCACTTAATACGAATATGGCCGAGATTTTTAGCTTCTTTTTAAGATTAATGGAGCAACATTTTTCAGAGTTTCAAAAGAAGAGTAGTTTAGCTTGCGCTTCCGAGGCAGCAGCGCATAGTAAAGTTGTACAG GTAGTATTGTCTACATTGACTGGATTTGTGGAATGGATTTCGATCACTCATGTCATGGCAGAAGATGGTAGATTACTACAAATATTATGTCTTTTGTTGAGAGATTCAATATTTCAATGTTCGGCAGCCGAGTGTTTGTTACAAATTGTAAATCGCAAAGGAAAAGCTGAAGATAGGAAACAACTGATGATTTTATTTTCTGAAGATGCGCTGAGATATATTTATGCGGCGGCGACTGCAGCGGCGCCTGTTACCGGCTCAAACGAATTTCATGAAAACCATTACTTGTTTTTAAAGAAACTTACGCAG GTATTAACTGGAATGGCAACTCAACTATGTACACTTTGGGGCAAAGATGATGGTTCCAGCATTCGACCAACACATTTCAACATATTTTTAGATACTGTGTTAACTTTCACTATGTCCTCAAGTTTAACATTAATACACATGGCGAATGCAATCTGGATAATGCTATTTAaacacgaacaaataaaacaagATCCATTATTATTAACTTACATACCTAAATATGTAGAAAGCACAGCaccaaagttaataaaaatagcATATCCACATGGTAGACAAAGTAATGGAATGAGTACCTATTGCCTTGCAGACTATGATTCGGAAGAAGAGTTCAATGTATTTCTTCATCGATTCAGAACTGATTTATTAGAAGGATTTCGACAAGCAACAATGGTAGCACCATTAGTAACATTTACGTATGTACAACAATGGTTGACAGCTAAAATAACAAAAGGTATGACAGATCTTCGATACAAAAGTGATCAGAATGATCCACAATATCTTGAATGGGAAGCTCTTGCACAAGCTTTAGATTCTGTTGTATcaagaattttattaattaatgaaCGACCAAGCGTACAAACTGGCCTGCAATTATTAGAATTATGCCTCGGTTATTCTCCACTCGATCCTTGGTTATTGTCGGCTCTACTTTCTTGCATTAGTGCTCTTTTTGTATTCTTGTCGATGTCAACTGGTTCAATGGCTATGCCAGGAGTAGCCATCCTACCAAGAGTTCTTGATAAAATCTTTGCCGCTCTGGTATTTGAAGCACCAGGTGAAACGAAGGGTACTCGATCTAAAGCAGCAAAGAATGTAAGACGTCATGCAGCCAGTCTCATGGTCAAGATTAGTTTGAAATATCCATTGTTACTTCTCCCGGTTTTCGATCAAATACATACAATGGTTCGCAGTTTAGCGAGAGAACCCAGTTCATTATCTAAAATGGAGACAATCATGCTCTATGAAGCACTTCTATTGATATCAAATCATTTCTGTGATTACGAAAGGCAAACTAGATTTGTCGCTGAAGTGATCAGTGTAGGATCTGCAAAATTTATTGCTCTTGGACACGAAGCATTTAAAGGTCCGCTTGAATTAATGAGGTTCATAGGATTGAGTAGATCACCAGTTGAAAGTATAACCGAAGATCCGGCTGGCCAAAATCGAAGCGACTTAATGATTTGTGTTTGCACAATATTGAGCGTCGTAAAGCGATGTTCCATTCCGGATGATCCGGATCGGGCTGCAAGAGGCAGTTTCGTAGCTGCGCTTAGCGAAAGCGGAAATCCGGTATATAGAAATCCTGCTACACCACATGTGATTCCAGTACTACCAACACTTTTTGCACTGCTCAGGGCAATGAATGCACTCTTCACTCCTCCGGCATTAGCAGCTTTATCAGAG ggATACAAAAACGCTCATGAGCTATTGGAGTCTGAAAAGGCAAACCTTTTAGGTTTAAATATAACAAATGATAACACTTCTGAACCCGATCAATCTTCCAGTACGGCTTTGGTTCGTATGCAATCATTTCTCAGTACTATCCATGATCAGtgttatcacatgttaggtagtGGGTGTCATATGATTGGAAGAGACTTTTATCAGTTACCTGGTTTGGCACCAGCACTTATTAATTCAGTTTTCTCTAACATGgag TTGATTTCAGATTATAGATTACGACCCATCATACGTGTCTTTATGAAACCATTTATATACTCCTGTCCGCCTGCATTTTACGAAAGCGTTCTTGTACCCGTACTGGCTCATGTTTCTACACATA TGTGTCAAAGATTAAGTGCCAAGTGGCAATATATTGCACATCTCTACGAGTCTGGCGGTTTGGACGAGGAAAATACCGATACGCAAGAAGTTATTGCTGACATGTTAAATCGAAATTTAACGAGGGATTTTGTAGATGTGCTGAAAGTAGCTCTTGTTGGAGGTGCAGCTAGCGATGCAACTCCTCCCGATATTATGGAACAAGACATGGGAGGTATGGCTATAGATCCTCCGTCATCGCGAGGAAATAGTATAGTCGCCGAAGTTGTCAGCGAATTAGGAACGTTTGTTCTCCGACACCCAACTACGTGCCATAGTGTTGTTTTATGCGTTTTAGG AGCTTTAGCTTGGAATGATTCAAATGCCAGTTTGAAAGCTACAATGTTAACCGGACCGGTTGTACGAGCATTAGCAGCTGATGGTAGTCTAACACCAGCTATGGCCGCTCATATTATGGTAGCTATTCTTCAAGGCTTACAGCTTCATGGGCAACATGAAGCCAATCAAGGTTCTCTTGTAACTCTGGGTGCACAAGTTTACGAATGTTTGCGACCCAAATTCCCGAACATTATCGAAGTAATGCAGCAAATTCCTGGTATTAATCCTACCGATCTGCAGCGTTTCGATGAAAAGATGGCTGTAGTTAGTACTAAAGGAAATAAAGTTGAGAAAGGAAAGAAAGATCTTTTCAAAAAAATCACGAATCAG CTCATTGGTCGAAGCGTTGGTCAGTTATTCCGTAAAGAAGTTAAAATAGATAATTTACCACGGATAGAAGTTTTTGGAAAACCGCAACCGATACGCGTGGATGAAATTTCTAAGAATGCGACTGATAGTGGAATCGCTGCTTTGTTTGCAGGACCCACGTAG